A genomic window from Tolypothrix sp. PCC 7910 includes:
- a CDS encoding tetratricopeptide repeat protein, translating to MNPNVDDWDEDLPPEPEEVYQDLVRALKRKSGFGLFFVQSTPVEADRLIDKLPQDIPGKHIEALRLVESIDNLYERVAEFVKDKQIDILLIKGLEYSLYKYEKRTFGEITEGQFSNLTSVPHILNHLNQQRERFRDDYPFCFVFLLRSFSINYLIHRAPDFFDWRSGVFELPTTPELVEQESTRLILSGDYEEYLKLSQEQKIEKVLEFKDLLGEKHQAEDSKVSLLLELGNLLYSAKESEAAIAAYDQAIHIKPDLHQAWNNKGIALSALGRKEEALAAYEQAINIKPDLHQAWYNKGIALSALGRKEEALAAYGQAIKIQPDDSQAWYNKGIVLSALGRKEEALAAYEQAIHIQPDYHQAWYNKGIALSALGRKEEALAAYEQAIHIQPDYHDAWNGKGNALSALGRKEEALAAYDQAIHIKPDLHQAWNGKGNALSALGRKEEALAAYEQAIHIQPDYHYAWYNKGNALSALGRNQEALVAYDQAIHIQPDLHQAWNGKGIALSALGRNQEALASYDQAINIQPDYHDAWYNKGIALSALGRNQEAIAAYDQAIHIQPDYHDAWYNKGNALSALGRNQEALAAYDQAIHIQPDAHQAWYNKGNALSALGRNQEALAAYDQAIHIQPDAHQAWYNKACYYALQGNIEQTLENLQQAINLSPEEVREIAKTDSDFDSIRKDERFQALIQ from the coding sequence ATGAACCCAAATGTAGATGATTGGGATGAAGATTTACCCCCAGAACCAGAAGAAGTATATCAAGACTTAGTTCGCGCCCTGAAGCGGAAATCAGGCTTCGGCTTGTTTTTTGTGCAATCTACACCTGTAGAAGCAGACCGTTTAATTGATAAACTTCCACAGGATATTCCAGGGAAGCATATAGAAGCTTTGCGCTTGGTTGAATCAATTGATAATTTATATGAGCGAGTTGCTGAGTTTGTTAAAGATAAGCAAATTGATATTTTATTGATTAAAGGTCTGGAATATTCTTTATATAAATATGAGAAAAGAACTTTTGGCGAAATTACCGAAGGACAATTTAGTAATTTAACCAGTGTACCGCATATTTTAAATCACTTAAATCAACAGCGAGAAAGGTTTAGAGATGATTACCCATTCTGTTTTGTTTTTCTTTTGCGGTCATTTTCGATCAACTATTTAATCCACCGCGCCCCAGATTTTTTTGATTGGCGTTCGGGAGTATTTGAATTACCAACTACACCAGAATTAGTAGAACAGGAATCAACTCGGCTGATATTGTCAGGAGATTATGAGGAGTATTTAAAACTTAGCCAAGAACAAAAGATTGAAAAAGTCTTAGAATTTAAAGACTTATTGGGAGAAAAACATCAGGCAGAAGATAGTAAGGTAAGCTTACTATTAGAACTGGGTAATTTACTTTATTCGGCAAAAGAATCCGAAGCGGCGATCGCCGCCTACGACCAAGCCATTCACATTAAACCTGATTTACACCAAGCTTGGAACAACAAAGGCATTGCACTGTCTGCTTTAGGACGCAAGGAAGAAGCGCTCGCCGCCTACGAGCAAGCCATCAACATTAAACCTGATTTACACCAAGCTTGGTACAACAAAGGCATTGCACTGTCTGCTTTAGGACGCAAGGAAGAAGCGCTCGCCGCCTACGGCCAAGCCATTAAAATTCAACCTGATGACAGCCAAGCTTGGTACAACAAAGGCATTGTACTGTCTGCTTTAGGACGCAAGGAAGAAGCGCTCGCCGCCTACGAGCAAGCCATTCACATTCAACCTGATTATCACCAAGCTTGGTACAACAAAGGCATTGCACTGTCTGCTTTAGGACGCAAGGAAGAAGCGCTCGCCGCCTACGAGCAAGCCATTCACATTCAACCTGATTACCACGATGCTTGGAACGGCAAAGGCAATGCACTGTCTGCTTTAGGACGCAAGGAAGAAGCGCTCGCCGCCTACGACCAAGCCATTCACATTAAACCTGATTTACACCAAGCTTGGAACGGCAAAGGCAATGCACTGTCTGCTTTAGGACGCAAGGAAGAAGCGCTCGCCGCCTACGAGCAAGCCATTCACATTCAACCTGATTACCACTATGCTTGGTACAACAAAGGCAATGCACTGTCTGCTTTAGGACGCAATCAAGAAGCGCTCGTCGCCTACGACCAAGCCATTCACATTCAACCTGATTTACACCAAGCTTGGAACGGCAAAGGCATTGCACTGTCTGCTTTAGGACGCAATCAAGAAGCGCTTGCATCCTATGACCAAGCCATTAACATTCAACCTGATTACCACGATGCTTGGTACAACAAAGGCATTGCACTGTCTGCTTTAGGACGCAATCAAGAAGCAATCGCCGCCTACGACCAAGCCATTCACATTCAACCTGATTACCACGATGCTTGGTACAACAAAGGCAATGCACTGTCTGCTTTAGGACGCAATCAAGAAGCGCTCGCCGCCTACGACCAAGCCATTCACATTCAACCTGATGCTCACCAAGCTTGGTACAACAAAGGCAATGCACTGTCTGCTTTAGGACGCAATCAAGAAGCGCTCGCCGCCTACGACCAAGCCATTCACATTCAACCTGATGCTCACCAAGCTTGGTACAACAAAGCTTGCTATTATGCACTTCAAGGTAATATTGAGCAGACATTAGAAAATCTACAACAAGCAATTAATCTCAGTCCTGAAGAAGTTCGGGAAATAGCAAAAACTGACTCTGATTTTGATAGCATTCGGAAAGATGAGCGCTTTCAAGCATTGATTCAATAA
- a CDS encoding AAA family ATPase, producing MFNNPDLLTELYNAFNPFEPLPADDTRYVDCQDVRGDADILQELGNRMRLANTNTCQLYSGHRGAGKSTELLKLKKYLENRQFYVVYFAADEEDIDSEDAQYTDILLACTRRLLKDLKEIANPRPILNWLKNLWGELKDLAQTPIEFESMAVEAQIAQFAKLTANLRAVPQLRQQIRQKIDPHTVTLIQVLNEFLKDAKQNLPNGCNKLAVIVDNLDRMVLVKDGDSTNYEEVFVDRSGQLKGLDCHLIYTAPISLLYSKRGTDIRDIYGECLILPMIMVKTPDGETYQPGLKKVKEVISKRVRQIAPELSLEKDIFDSPNTLERLCLMSGGHVRNLLLLTQDAIGRTEELPITENAVRRAITQARDTYRRTVENSQWSLLAEVSRSKKLPGDDLYRSLMYNRCLLEYKYFDDEGEMQRWYDIHPLIAGIAEFKEAVAKLP from the coding sequence ATGTTTAATAATCCTGACTTACTTACTGAACTCTACAATGCCTTTAACCCCTTTGAACCCTTACCCGCCGACGATACAAGGTATGTAGATTGCCAGGATGTGCGCGGAGATGCGGATATTTTGCAAGAGTTGGGAAATCGGATGCGATTGGCAAACACTAATACCTGTCAATTATATTCTGGGCATCGGGGGGCGGGGAAATCTACGGAGCTACTCAAGTTAAAGAAGTATTTAGAAAATCGGCAATTCTATGTTGTGTATTTTGCGGCTGATGAAGAAGATATTGATTCAGAAGATGCTCAATATACAGATATTCTCCTCGCCTGTACACGCCGCTTACTGAAAGATTTAAAAGAAATTGCTAATCCTCGTCCTATACTCAACTGGTTAAAAAACCTTTGGGGAGAGTTGAAAGATTTGGCGCAGACTCCTATTGAGTTTGAGAGTATGGCGGTAGAAGCCCAAATTGCCCAGTTTGCCAAACTAACAGCCAATTTAAGAGCCGTTCCCCAATTACGCCAACAGATTCGCCAAAAAATTGATCCTCACACTGTAACTCTAATTCAGGTGTTGAATGAATTTCTGAAAGATGCCAAACAGAATTTACCTAATGGCTGCAATAAACTGGCAGTAATTGTCGATAATTTAGACCGGATGGTGTTAGTTAAAGACGGAGATAGCACCAATTATGAAGAAGTTTTTGTAGACCGCAGCGGACAACTCAAAGGGTTAGATTGCCATTTAATTTACACTGCACCTATTTCCTTACTGTATTCTAAACGCGGCACAGATATACGGGATATCTATGGTGAATGCCTAATTTTACCGATGATTATGGTGAAAACTCCTGATGGGGAAACTTATCAACCTGGGCTGAAGAAAGTTAAAGAAGTAATTAGCAAGCGAGTTCGGCAAATTGCACCAGAGTTATCACTAGAAAAGGACATTTTTGATAGTCCTAACACTTTAGAAAGACTGTGTTTGATGAGTGGAGGTCATGTAAGGAATTTGTTATTGTTAACTCAAGATGCTATTGGACGTACTGAAGAGTTACCAATTACAGAAAACGCCGTGCGACGCGCAATTACTCAAGCAAGAGATACCTATCGCCGCACAGTAGAAAACTCGCAATGGAGTTTATTAGCTGAGGTATCCCGTTCTAAAAAGCTTCCTGGTGATGATCTGTATCGCAGTTTGATGTATAATCGCTGTCTTTTAGAATATAAATATTTTGATGATGAGGGAGAGATGCAGCGTTGGTATGATATTCATCCATTAATTGCAGGAATTGCCGAATTTAAAGAAGCTGTAGCAAAACTTCCATGA
- the moeB gene encoding molybdopterin-synthase adenylyltransferase MoeB codes for MLNPNLDEIQLTKDDYERYSRHLILPEVGLEGQKRLKAASVLCIGTGGLGAPLLLYLAAAGVGRIGIVDFDVVDTSNLQRQVIHGTSWVGKPKIQSAKDRILEINPFCQVDLHEVRLSSENALSILEPYDIVVDGTDNFPTRYLVNDACVLLNKPNVYGSIFRFEGQATVFNYEGGPNYRDLYPEPPPPGMVPSCAEGGVLGILPGIIGVIQATETVKIILGQGNTLSGRLLLYNALEMKFRELKLRPNPIRPVIEKLIDYEEFCGIPQAQAEEAKQQQEIQEMTVTELKQLLDSGAKDFVLLDVRNPHEYEIAKIPGSVLVPLPDIENGDGVKQVKEILNGHRLIAHCKMGGRSAKALSILKESGIVGTNVKGGITAWSREVDSSVPEY; via the coding sequence ATGCTCAATCCCAATCTGGATGAAATCCAGTTGACTAAAGACGACTACGAACGCTACTCCCGCCACCTGATTTTGCCGGAGGTGGGACTAGAGGGACAAAAACGCTTGAAAGCCGCCAGTGTACTCTGTATCGGTACGGGTGGACTGGGTGCGCCACTGCTGTTATATTTGGCAGCTGCGGGTGTGGGACGCATCGGTATTGTTGATTTCGATGTTGTCGATACTTCTAACCTGCAACGCCAAGTCATTCATGGGACATCCTGGGTAGGTAAACCCAAAATTCAATCCGCTAAGGATAGAATTCTGGAGATTAACCCCTTCTGTCAGGTTGATTTGCATGAAGTGCGCCTCAGTTCCGAAAATGCGCTGAGTATTTTGGAACCCTATGATATTGTCGTCGATGGTACTGATAATTTCCCGACAAGGTATCTTGTGAACGACGCTTGTGTGTTGCTCAACAAGCCTAACGTTTACGGTTCAATTTTCCGCTTTGAAGGACAAGCCACAGTATTTAACTACGAAGGTGGGCCGAACTATCGTGACTTGTATCCCGAACCACCACCACCAGGAATGGTTCCCTCTTGTGCAGAAGGTGGGGTGTTAGGAATATTGCCCGGAATTATCGGTGTGATCCAAGCCACGGAAACTGTGAAAATTATTCTGGGACAAGGTAACACTTTAAGCGGAAGGCTGCTGCTGTACAACGCATTGGAAATGAAATTCCGCGAATTGAAGCTGCGTCCTAACCCCATTCGCCCAGTTATAGAAAAACTGATAGACTACGAAGAATTCTGCGGTATTCCCCAAGCTCAAGCTGAGGAAGCGAAACAGCAGCAGGAAATTCAAGAAATGACTGTGACGGAATTGAAACAGTTATTAGATAGCGGTGCAAAAGACTTTGTACTGTTAGATGTGCGTAACCCGCATGAATATGAAATTGCCAAAATTCCTGGTTCCGTCTTAGTACCATTACCAGATATTGAAAATGGCGATGGCGTAAAACAAGTCAAAGAAATACTCAACGGTCACCGCTTAATTGCTCATTGTAAAATGGGCGGGCGATCGGCAAAAGCCCTGAGCATTCTTAAAGAATCTGGGATTGTTGGGACAAATGTCAAAGGCGGAATCACCGCTTGGAGTCGGGAAGTAGATTCTTCGGTTCCCGAATATTAA
- a CDS encoding Mov34/MPN/PAD-1 family protein, protein MILQLLPEHLQIIRTHAESTYPDECCGIILGHVTLEGKTVVEIMPTENAWNTEAATFSADRTTETERRRYAIAPQVMLQAQREARDRSVNIIGIYHSHPDAAAIPSECDRLYAWPEYSYIIVSVQKGKAETLQSWSLDESHQFQPEAINNII, encoded by the coding sequence ATGATTCTCCAACTCCTCCCCGAACATTTACAAATTATCCGCACCCATGCTGAAAGCACTTACCCAGATGAATGCTGCGGTATAATTCTGGGTCATGTCACCCTTGAGGGTAAAACTGTAGTCGAAATTATGCCTACAGAAAATGCGTGGAATACAGAAGCAGCAACTTTTTCTGCTGACCGCACCACCGAAACCGAAAGGCGACGATATGCGATCGCACCTCAAGTTATGTTACAAGCACAAAGAGAAGCACGCGATCGCTCTGTCAATATTATCGGTATTTACCATTCCCACCCCGATGCCGCGGCAATTCCTTCGGAGTGCGATCGCCTCTATGCTTGGCCTGAATACTCGTATATAATAGTTTCCGTTCAAAAAGGTAAAGCTGAAACACTCCAAAGCTGGAGTCTAGATGAAAGCCATCAATTCCAACCCGAAGCAATTAACAACATAATTTAA
- a CDS encoding four helix bundle protein has product MTEFRNIPEWEKAHELTVAVYQVTGNFPDDELLGLTQQIRLASASIPIKIAQGCDRDDREAQLDFLQLAKDAAIEVEYYLLLCYELELLQSSSYDRLVSGVVEVKELMTSKIDKLSRNF; this is encoded by the coding sequence ATGACAGAATTTAGAAATATTCCAGAGTGGGAAAAAGCCCATGAACTGACAGTTGCAGTTTATCAGGTGACTGGGAATTTCCCGGATGATGAATTATTGGGCTTAACGCAACAAATACGTTTAGCTTCTGCCTCTATTCCGATTAAAATTGCTCAAGGATGCGATCGCGATGATCGAGAAGCACAACTGGATTTTTTACAATTGGCGAAGGATGCAGCAATTGAGGTGGAATATTACCTGTTGCTTTGCTATGAGTTGGAACTGCTGCAAAGTTCTAGTTACGATCGCTTGGTCAGTGGTGTTGTGGAAGTGAAAGAATTAATGACAAGTAAGATTGACAAACTGAGTCGGAATTTTTAA
- a CDS encoding SDR family NAD(P)-dependent oxidoreductase, whose protein sequence is MSFIDEINHVNALIVGANQGIGFGFVKNLLQDTRITKIYATYRQLESASELINLAAEHSEKLICLPLDITEESQIAEAVQTIRNQVNKLHLVVNCVGLLHDGTLQPEKSLRQINPENLLRYFQINSIGSVLLAKHLLPLFKHKERNVFASISAKIGSIGDNQLGGWYGYRASKAALNMFMRTVAIEYGRSSPQTLVVTLHPGTTDTRLSRPFQSNVPPEKLFSVEHTVSQLINVIEHLQEGDSGQFFSWNGSRLPW, encoded by the coding sequence ATGTCCTTTATTGATGAAATTAATCATGTAAATGCATTGATTGTGGGAGCTAATCAAGGCATTGGTTTTGGTTTTGTGAAAAATTTACTACAAGATACAAGAATTACCAAAATTTATGCAACCTATCGCCAATTAGAGTCAGCCTCAGAGTTAATTAATTTAGCCGCAGAACATTCTGAGAAATTAATTTGTTTACCTTTAGATATTACTGAAGAATCGCAAATTGCAGAAGCAGTGCAAACAATCCGTAACCAAGTTAACAAGCTGCACTTGGTAGTTAATTGTGTAGGATTACTGCATGATGGTACTTTGCAACCCGAGAAAAGTTTAAGACAAATCAACCCAGAGAATTTACTACGTTACTTCCAAATTAACAGTATTGGCTCTGTATTGTTAGCTAAACATTTGTTGCCTTTATTTAAACATAAAGAACGCAACGTATTTGCTAGTATTTCTGCCAAGATTGGTAGTATTGGCGATAATCAACTGGGTGGATGGTATGGTTATCGCGCCTCTAAAGCTGCACTGAATATGTTTATGCGTACAGTCGCAATTGAGTATGGCAGAAGTAGTCCCCAAACTTTAGTAGTGACATTACATCCAGGGACAACAGATACACGCCTTTCGCGTCCTTTTCAAAGTAATGTACCACCAGAAAAGCTATTTTCAGTAGAACATACTGTTAGTCAATTGATAAATGTTATCGAACATCTTCAGGAAGGCGATAGCGGGCAATTTTTCTCTTGGAATGGTAGCAGATTGCCTTGGTAG
- the mnmE gene encoding tRNA uridine-5-carboxymethylaminomethyl(34) synthesis GTPase MnmE, translated as MSEVFATTGTIAAIATAVVPQQGSVGIVRVSGSQAIAIAQILFHAPGGQVWESHRILYGYIRHPQSKKLVDEALLLIMQAPRSYTREDVVEFHCHGGIMAVQQVLQLCLENGARLAQPGEFTLRAFLNGRLDLTQAEGIADLVGARSPQAAQTALAGLQGKLAHPIRQLRAKCLDILAEIEARIDFEEDLPPLDDKAIISAIDGIAAEISQLLATKDKGELLRTGLKVAIVGRPNVGKSSLLNAWSRSDRAIVTDLPGTTRDVVESQLVVGGIPVQVLDTAGIRETEDQVEKIGVERSRRAASAADLVLLTIDAFTGWTAGDQEIYEQVQHRPLILVINKIDLVTTDIGNNLQSQIPNIKSQIFTAAAQNQGIEDLETAILEIVKTGKVQAADLDLAINQRQAAALTKAKISLEQVQATITQQLPLDFWTIDLRDAIHALGEITGEEVTESVLDKIFSKFCIGK; from the coding sequence ATGTCGGAAGTATTTGCCACAACTGGAACCATTGCCGCGATCGCAACTGCTGTCGTTCCGCAGCAGGGTAGCGTTGGCATTGTGCGGGTGTCTGGTTCCCAAGCGATCGCGATCGCCCAAATTCTTTTTCATGCTCCTGGTGGTCAAGTTTGGGAAAGTCACCGCATTCTTTATGGTTATATTCGCCATCCCCAGAGCAAAAAACTGGTGGATGAAGCTTTGTTGTTGATTATGCAAGCACCCCGTTCTTACACCCGGGAAGATGTGGTGGAATTTCATTGCCACGGTGGAATTATGGCGGTGCAGCAAGTATTGCAACTGTGTTTGGAAAATGGTGCAAGGCTAGCACAGCCGGGAGAATTTACCCTACGCGCTTTTTTAAATGGGCGATTGGATTTAACCCAAGCTGAAGGTATTGCCGATTTAGTAGGAGCGCGATCGCCCCAAGCTGCTCAAACTGCTTTAGCTGGTTTACAAGGTAAATTAGCTCATCCTATCCGCCAGTTACGCGCTAAATGTTTGGATATTTTGGCAGAAATTGAAGCGCGGATTGATTTTGAGGAAGACTTACCTCCGCTGGATGATAAAGCGATCATATCAGCAATTGATGGCATAGCCGCAGAAATTTCTCAATTATTAGCAACCAAAGATAAAGGCGAACTACTCCGCACAGGTTTAAAAGTAGCAATTGTGGGGCGGCCGAATGTGGGAAAATCCAGCTTGCTCAATGCTTGGAGCCGGAGCGATCGCGCTATTGTCACCGACTTACCTGGAACTACCCGCGATGTTGTGGAATCTCAGTTAGTTGTGGGTGGAATCCCCGTGCAAGTGCTAGATACAGCAGGGATTCGGGAAACAGAAGACCAAGTAGAAAAAATTGGAGTAGAGCGATCGCGCCGTGCTGCCAGTGCAGCTGATTTAGTTTTATTAACCATCGATGCATTTACAGGTTGGACGGCAGGCGATCAAGAAATTTACGAACAGGTGCAACACCGCCCATTAATTTTAGTGATTAACAAAATTGATTTAGTAACAACAGATATAGGAAATAATCTCCAATCCCAAATCCCAAATATAAAATCTCAAATTTTCACAGCCGCAGCACAAAATCAAGGTATTGAAGATTTAGAAACTGCAATTTTAGAGATAGTCAAAACTGGAAAAGTTCAGGCTGCTGATCTGGATTTAGCAATTAATCAAAGACAAGCAGCAGCTTTAACAAAAGCCAAAATATCTCTCGAGCAAGTGCAAGCTACAATCACTCAACAACTACCCCTAGATTTTTGGACAATTGACTTACGTGATGCCATTCATGCATTAGGAGAAATTACTGGTGAGGAAGTTACAGAATCAGTTTTAGATAAAATTTTTAGTAAATTTTGTATTGGCAAATAA
- a CDS encoding endonuclease/exonuclease/phosphatase family protein has protein sequence MNHRLLLIVATATLLILGFLSLGSYFAWFWPLELFSHFRIHYLILSLIFTIILGTLWRTRHLKSKAIIFVSLLLVGLNVIEVLPWYLPHAQQLSSNTDKQIRLISFNLNIDNKNYNEVINVVEDNQPDTALLIEIDRNGFETLKQGFKNTLPYSFRSPGGGLALFSRLPIKDIKADNFNGKGGHNIIANLVVDKKPVTLIGTHPLVPITRNNFHRRNLQLAALADYIQKINQPLIIMGDFNLTPWSPYYRRFINKTNLHNTRLGFGILPSWPRPATHVHLPNWLIPLLNIPIDHCLVSQHFSVAGITTGANANSDHAPLITDLVLRSGKN, from the coding sequence ATGAACCATCGGTTATTGTTAATTGTCGCCACAGCTACCTTATTGATTTTAGGATTTTTATCTTTAGGTAGTTATTTTGCTTGGTTCTGGCCGCTAGAATTATTTTCCCATTTTCGTATTCATTATTTAATTTTATCATTAATATTTACTATTATTTTAGGCACTCTGTGGAGAACCAGACATCTCAAAAGCAAAGCCATAATTTTTGTGTCATTACTACTAGTAGGTTTGAATGTAATTGAGGTGCTTCCTTGGTATTTGCCTCATGCACAACAGTTATCTAGTAATACAGATAAACAAATTCGGCTGATATCTTTTAATCTGAATATTGATAATAAAAATTATAACGAAGTTATTAATGTAGTTGAGGATAATCAACCTGATACGGCATTATTGATTGAAATTGACCGCAATGGATTTGAAACTTTAAAGCAAGGCTTCAAAAATACTTTGCCTTATTCTTTTAGAAGTCCAGGTGGTGGACTGGCTCTCTTTAGCCGCTTACCAATTAAAGATATTAAGGCAGACAATTTCAATGGTAAAGGCGGTCATAATATCATTGCAAATTTAGTAGTAGATAAAAAGCCAGTTACTTTAATAGGCACTCATCCCTTAGTACCCATAACACGTAATAATTTTCATAGACGTAATCTTCAGCTAGCAGCACTGGCTGATTATATTCAAAAAATTAATCAACCTTTAATTATCATGGGAGATTTTAACTTAACACCTTGGTCTCCTTATTATCGCAGATTTATTAATAAAACTAATTTGCATAATACCCGGTTAGGTTTCGGCATTTTACCAAGCTGGCCAAGACCAGCAACTCACGTACATCTACCAAACTGGCTTATCCCACTGCTGAATATTCCTATTGACCATTGCTTAGTTAGTCAGCATTTTAGCGTAGCCGGAATTACTACTGGAGCGAATGCTAATTCTGACCATGCACCATTAATTACTGACCTAGTTTTACGCTCGGGAAAAAACTAA
- a CDS encoding Uma2 family endonuclease, with product MSVAQDLATPDNVIFPPGDLYSNEPPLETDLHRLQMTLLIQCLELLWRDRNDFYVSGNITIYYSPRQRKSEDFRGPDFFVVLGTERKPRKSWVLWEEDGKYPNVIIELLSDSTALTDKGLKKQIYQDTFRTPEYFWFDPQNLEFAGFVLVAGKYQAIEANAQGWLWSQQLELYLGVEQEKLRFFTADGQLVATPEELAEQEKLRAEQEKQRSDRLAAKLRELGIDLDSIE from the coding sequence ATGTCTGTTGCCCAAGATTTAGCTACCCCAGATAATGTAATATTTCCTCCAGGAGATTTATACAGTAACGAACCGCCTTTGGAAACTGACTTACATCGTCTACAAATGACATTGCTGATCCAATGTCTGGAGTTATTGTGGCGCGATCGCAATGACTTCTATGTATCAGGCAATATTACAATTTACTACAGCCCACGTCAGCGCAAATCGGAAGATTTTCGCGGCCCAGATTTTTTTGTGGTGCTAGGAACTGAACGCAAACCCCGTAAAAGTTGGGTGCTTTGGGAAGAAGATGGCAAGTATCCCAATGTAATTATCGAACTGTTATCAGATTCTACAGCTTTAACTGACAAAGGCTTGAAGAAACAAATTTATCAAGATACTTTTCGCACACCCGAATATTTCTGGTTTGATCCGCAGAATTTAGAATTTGCTGGGTTTGTTTTAGTAGCTGGTAAATATCAAGCAATAGAAGCGAATGCTCAAGGTTGGTTGTGGAGTCAGCAGCTAGAGCTATATTTAGGAGTTGAGCAAGAAAAGTTACGCTTTTTTACTGCTGACGGACAACTAGTTGCAACACCAGAAGAACTTGCAGAACAAGAAAAGCTGCGAGCTGAACAAGAAAAGCAAAGAAGCGATCGCTTGGCAGCAAAACTGCGAGAATTAGGTATCGATCTAGATAGTATTGAGTGA